One genomic window of Oncorhynchus kisutch isolate 150728-3 linkage group LG24, Okis_V2, whole genome shotgun sequence includes the following:
- the znf217 gene encoding zinc finger protein 217, which produces MPTHLLLPYVESPDGLGQDSLNISSGASTPGAGSSMTPHCNIVDKAEPQPEESLLEALDCMFCDQTFTHQDDLGPHVLTQHPTTLFEPAVLCVEAEYLIPGKRARSKPSLPSVKEVEVFSCVVCDRTTEDASELESHMRTHKDCFTFHCNLCGRRFKEPWFLRNHIRFHKTKAQQNLDGPIIINEVIQDQVSEPVITSYKMCFTCGFFFPDKDSLVEHSKVHRKESEADEDRENDRQEDSLIQEGFLRGLNLRPISEKSSTTPERSSKWIAQLDPFNTYQAWQLATKGKVAVGPSVAKDVGLSQNNSSDNEDSGSDKELTHIWSEGQGGDDKGVKENIDGDLKSRQTTDETPSPEPDQKSSRNDKPTRCEDCGRAFRTYHQLVLHSRVHKRERGEGESPTASIDGKLSRAGSPREEGSEDGLEVGAPGYAFYSDKSEDGFDRMKVKHLVSSRECSYCGKTFRSSYYLNIHLRTHTGEKPYKCIYCDYAAAQKTSLRYHLDRRHKDKPYTDIPNKPVVSGPSPILKEFPRNREDKRVPNRSKLWQTPNVKLATKPCANVKPEDRFNNIGGKLDGPLAQVNAEYGNLITTAAYSSSADDAHIKFPVLINPKMEGKEMDKGFEAPLNLSLKVSLSVSATLIPRNTLISNVCSSCAFSTLYPEVLLMHKKLVHKEKLEMIKKNRSLKQKRYTGCPPALEGKDVLPLPPIDRRHPRRTKSPTPQPPGKSAEKTHPTASPHGPKQSQTSEPPQRETALDTRRYRMMIEHRTSQSQSRFTEPAEQSNTKGTKDNRSVVVDRPRQSPSDSRGASGQSVRSGPGRNWNGVVWPSDTAKLCLSSRFGSLPPMDFGGEPSSKRPRYSGLPGRETDTVETSSFRTEYNRLLNSGRPQVKNSFSSQGTSLSNNRPQAYAPVKASNPPASASSSSMETDWNMINILRSYSPSDLASLYHPTVANPSHGVLTNPRGSRPSPYPASMLQRRAYSRPISSEHSGPPDKST; this is translated from the exons ATGCCAACTCACCTGTTGTTGCCATATGTGGAAAGTCCAGATGGACTTGGACAAGACAGTCTAAACATTAGTAGTGGTGCTAGCACGCCAGGGGCTGGCTCCAGCATGACCCCTCACTGTAACATCGTTGACAAGGCTGAGCCTCAGCCCGAGGAAAGCCTGCTGGAAGCCCTGGACTGCATGTTTTGTGACCAGACTTTCACACACCAAGATGACCTGGGCCCACACGTCCTGACCCAGCACCCCACAACGTTGTTTGAACCTGCCGTTTTGTGTGTGGAGGCAGAGTACTTGATCCCAGGTAAAAGGGCCAGGTCCAAACCCAGCTTGCCATCTGTAAAGGAGGTGGAGGTGTTTAGCTGTGTTGTGTGTGATCGGACCACAGAGGACGCCAGCGAGCTGGAGAGCCACATGCGGACGCACAAGGACTGTTTCACTTTTCACTGTAACCTTTGTGGCCGGCGGTTCAAGGAACCCTGGTTTCTCAGGAACCATATCAGGTTCCATAAGACAAAGGCCCAGCAGAACCTGGACGGTCCAATTATTATCAATGAAGTCATCCAAGACCAAGTCTCAGAGCCTGTAATCACGTCTTACAAAATGTGCTTTACCTGTGGATTCTTTTTCCCCGATAAAGACAGTTTGGTGGAACACAGTAAAGTACATCGTAAAGAATCAGAGgctgatgaagacagagaaaatgATAGACAGGAAGATTCCCTCATTCAAGAAGGTTTTTTACGGGGCCTCAACCTTCGCCCCATATCTGAGAAAAGTAGTACGACACCAGAGAGATCCTCTAAGTGGATAGCCCAACTAGACCCGTTCAACACTTACCAGGCCTGGCAACTTGCCACCAAGGGAAAGGTAGCAGTTGGTCCAAGTGTGGCTAAAGACGTAGGCCTAAGTCAAAACAACAGCTCCGACAACGAGGACTCTGGCTCAGATAAGGAACTGACACACATCTGGTCAGAAGGCCAAGGAGGTGACGACAAGGGGGTTAAGGAAAACATTGATGGAGATCTGAAatccagacagactacagacgAGACTCCATCACCGGAGCCTGATCAGAAGTCAAGTCGAAATGATAAGCCGACCCGCTGCGAGGACTGCGGGAGGGCGTTCAGGACGTACCACCAGCTTGTTCTCCACTCCAGAGTGCACAAGAGGGAGAGGGGCGAGGGGGAGAGCCCCACCGCCTCCATTGATGGAAAGCTCTCCAGAGCAGGGTCCCCCAGAGAGGAGGGGTCTGAAGACGGGTTAGAGGTGGGAGCACCGGGATATGCTTTCTATTCAG ATAAAAGTGAAGATGGCTTTGATCGAATGAAGGTGAAACATCTTGTGTCCTCCAGGGAATGTAGTTATTGTGGCAAGACCTTCCGTTCCAGCTATTACCTCAACATTCACCTCAGGACGCATACAG GTGAAAAGCCATACAAATGTATATACTGTGACTATGCTGCAGCCCAGAAGACCTCACTGAGATATCACTTGGATCGACGTCACAAGGACAAACCATACACTGACATCCCTAATAAGCCTGTGGTGTCTGGGCCATCTCCCATTTTGAAAGAATTCCCCAGAAACAGAGAAGATAAACGGGTCCCCAACAGGTCCAAACTATGGCAGACTCCCAATGTCAAACTAGCAACCAAACCTTGTGCCAATGTAAAACCAGAAGATAGATTTAATAACATCGGTGGCAAGCTTGACGGCCCGCTTGCTCAAGTGAATGCTGAGTATGGGAACTTGATTACTACGGCTGCTTACTCCTCTTCTGCTGATGATGCGCACATAAAATTCCCTGTACTTATTAACCCGAAGATGGAAGGAAAGGAGATGGACAAGGGCTTTGAGGCTCCGTTAAATTTGTCCTTAAAAGTGTCACTTTCTGTCTCTGCCACCCTAATACCAAGGAACACATTGATTTCAAATGTCTGTTCGTCCTGTGCCTTTAGCACTCTGTACCCAGAGGTCCTGCTCATGCACAAGAAGCTGGTTCACAAGGAAAAGTTGGAAATGATCAAGAAGAACAGAAGTCTTAAACAGAAGCGTTACACTGGCTGCCCCCCTGCCCTAGAGGGGAAAGATGTCCTCCCGCTGCCTCCTATTGACAGGAGACACCCTCGGCGGACCAAATCCCCAACTCCACAGCCTCCTGGAAAATCTGCCGAGAAGACCCACCCTACCGCCTCTCCTCATGGGCCCAAACAGTCCCAGACCAGCGAACCACCACAGAGGGAGACAGCCCTGGACACTCGGCGGTACAGGATGATGATTGAGCATCGCACCAGTCAGAGCCAGTCCAGGTTCACAGAGCCAGCTGAACAATCCAACACCAAAGGTACAAAAGATAACAGGTCTGTAGTGGTGGACAGACCAAGGCAGAGCCCATCGGACAGCAGAGGGGCGAGCGGACAGAGCGTAAGAAGTGGCCCAGGCAGAAATTGGAACGGCGTGGTATGGCCCTCCGACACTGCTAAGCTGTGCCTCTCCAGCCGGTTCGGTAGTCTGCCCCCGATGGACTTTGGTGGTGAACCCTCCAGCAAAAGACCAAGGTACTCCGGGCTTCCCGGAAGGGAAACGGACACTGTAGAGACGTCTAGCTTTAGGACCGAGTACAACAGACTGCTGAACTCCGGGAGACCCCAAGTGAAAAACTCCTTTTCGTCACAAggaacctctctctctaacaacaGGCCTCAGGCATATGCCCCGGTCAAAGCGTCCAATCCTCCAGCCTCTGCAAGCAGCAGCAGCATGGAGACTGACTGGAATATGATCAACATCCTCCGCTCCTACAGCCCCAGTGACCTGGCCTCCCTCTACCACCCCACCGTGGCTAACCCCAGTCACGGAGTGCTGACCAACCCAAGAG GGAGTAGGCCATCACCCTACCCAGCTAGTATGCTACAGAGGAGAGCCTATTCCAGACCCATCAGCAGTGAACACAGTGGACCCCCTGACAAAAGTACTTAG